The proteins below are encoded in one region of Pseudoduganella armeniaca:
- a CDS encoding hybrid sensor histidine kinase/response regulator codes for MQTFLTWLAATPVGRLRDTWRRDILLRLAVSIFLAVLLSTAAYTTYALYTLRAQADLRLQERSERLATVLSQALARPLFDINGAAVTSVVDAMRGTPEVLMLRVSGPGGPELAGFSAPKIDPRKAIAVHRDIRFQDGTRNYLVGALDIAYSRVEVERDLRRQLTQALVVNLLLALTIVTSIFLVARKVARPFADIQKSLEKLTQGKTDIQLSGIGRADQVGRLSGAVRSFRDTLTRLRDAESELRELNGDLEQKIDVRTHDLKQTMQMARDSERKVQAIIDTALDAVITMDRHGRIAGWNRQAELIFGWSRDDALGQPLDALIIPPRYREDHRRGMRHYLSGEGRGEVLDRRIEVEALRSDGSEFPIELSITRIALDGTDNFEFCGFVRDISDRREREQKLVAANVKAEAANLAKSEFLANMSHEIRTPMSAIIGMAHLALRTELSAKQHDYVSKIHRAALGLLGIINDILDFSKIEAGRLEVEEVPFFLDEVLSHVASVTSQQAADKGLEFLFDVPPTIPRHLCGDPLRLGQVLINLINNGVKFTQAGELELSCRQLDCASPGHVLLRFAVRDTGIGMAAEQKAKLFQAFSQALGSTTRQFGGTGLGLSISQQLVRLMGSTIVVDSAAGQGSTFSFDLRLKVAAVALPPGLPAALTDARVLLVDDHPLALDAMCQALRGLPLRADRASGGAEALDAVLAADAAGDPYALVLTDWLMPEVDGVALARRLDAATLSRRPVLVLVTAFGRDETLREAEASGFAGFLFKPFTHAALLQTLVSLFTPAQAAGQAAPAALPAGTARVLLVEDNPVNQQVAAELMQVRGIGVDTAGNGREALDRLAQAGPEHYDLVLVDLEMPMLDGHETTLALRRDKRFDRTPVIAMTAHALADVRERCLAEGMQDYLTKPIDPDRLYATLARWLGRPLLPAPPAQPRPRSGAGLPELAGIDTARGLRHVAGNQVLYLQLLERFRHSQRDAAETVLAALGAGRRDEARQRVHTLRGVAGNVGANAVEAAAREVEAALADGASVPPVLLNELKVALDMAVTALDARFAAGRWDDTTAGPAEETPAAAVRPAEAVAHLAGLLAGFNADSVDYFDSVKPALAAVLAPALLEQLAQQIARYDFEQAHRLLATGVLAEDAADGNGVAAPGALP; via the coding sequence ATGCAGACGTTCCTGACCTGGCTGGCCGCGACACCCGTGGGCCGCCTGCGCGATACCTGGCGGCGCGACATCCTGCTGCGCCTCGCCGTGTCGATCTTCCTGGCCGTGTTGCTGTCCACGGCCGCATATACCACCTACGCGCTGTACACGCTGCGCGCGCAAGCCGATCTGCGCCTGCAGGAACGTTCCGAGCGGCTGGCCACCGTCTTGTCGCAGGCGCTGGCGCGGCCGCTGTTCGATATCAACGGCGCCGCCGTCACCAGCGTGGTCGATGCGATGCGCGGCACGCCGGAAGTGCTGATGCTGCGCGTGTCCGGGCCCGGCGGCCCGGAGCTGGCCGGCTTCTCCGCGCCGAAGATCGACCCGCGCAAGGCAATCGCCGTGCACCGCGACATCCGCTTCCAGGACGGCACCCGCAACTACCTGGTGGGCGCACTGGACATCGCCTATTCGCGCGTGGAGGTCGAACGCGACCTGCGCCGCCAGCTGACCCAGGCGCTGGTCGTCAACCTGTTGCTGGCGCTGACGATCGTCACGTCGATCTTTCTGGTGGCGCGCAAGGTGGCGCGGCCGTTCGCCGACATCCAGAAGTCGCTCGAGAAGCTCACGCAAGGCAAGACCGACATCCAGCTGTCGGGCATCGGCCGCGCCGACCAGGTCGGCCGGCTGTCCGGCGCCGTGCGCAGCTTCCGCGACACGCTGACGCGCCTGCGCGACGCCGAGAGCGAATTGCGTGAGCTGAACGGCGACCTGGAACAGAAGATCGACGTGCGCACGCACGACCTGAAGCAGACCATGCAGATGGCGCGCGACAGCGAGCGCAAGGTGCAGGCGATCATCGACACGGCGCTCGACGCCGTCATCACGATGGACCGCCACGGCCGCATCGCCGGCTGGAACCGGCAGGCCGAACTGATCTTCGGCTGGAGCCGCGACGACGCGCTGGGCCAGCCGCTGGACGCGTTGATCATTCCGCCGCGCTACCGCGAGGATCACCGCCGCGGCATGCGCCACTACCTGTCCGGCGAGGGCCGCGGCGAAGTGCTGGACCGCCGCATCGAGGTCGAGGCGCTGCGCAGCGACGGCAGCGAGTTCCCGATCGAGCTGTCGATTACCCGCATCGCGCTGGACGGCACCGACAACTTCGAGTTCTGCGGCTTCGTGCGCGACATCAGCGACCGCCGCGAGCGCGAGCAGAAGCTGGTGGCGGCCAACGTCAAGGCGGAGGCGGCCAACCTGGCCAAGTCGGAATTCCTGGCCAATATGAGCCACGAGATCCGCACGCCGATGAGCGCCATCATCGGCATGGCCCACCTGGCGCTGCGCACCGAGCTGTCGGCCAAGCAGCACGACTACGTCAGCAAGATCCACCGCGCCGCGCTGGGCCTGCTCGGCATCATCAACGACATCCTCGACTTCTCGAAAATCGAGGCGGGCCGGCTGGAAGTGGAGGAGGTGCCGTTCTTCCTGGATGAAGTGCTGTCCCACGTGGCCAGCGTGACCAGCCAGCAGGCCGCCGACAAGGGCCTGGAGTTCCTGTTCGACGTGCCGCCCACGATCCCGCGCCACCTGTGCGGCGACCCGCTGCGCCTGGGCCAGGTGCTGATCAACCTGATCAACAATGGCGTCAAGTTCACCCAGGCGGGCGAACTGGAATTGTCGTGCCGCCAGCTCGACTGCGCCAGCCCTGGCCACGTGCTGCTGCGCTTTGCCGTGCGCGACACCGGCATCGGCATGGCGGCCGAGCAGAAGGCCAAGCTGTTCCAGGCGTTCAGCCAGGCGCTGGGCTCGACCACGCGCCAGTTCGGCGGTACCGGCCTGGGGCTGTCGATCTCGCAACAACTGGTGCGCCTGATGGGCAGCACCATCGTCGTCGACAGCGCCGCAGGACAGGGCTCCACGTTCAGCTTCGACCTGCGGCTGAAGGTCGCCGCCGTGGCGCTGCCGCCGGGACTGCCGGCCGCGCTGACCGATGCGCGCGTGCTGCTGGTGGACGACCATCCGCTGGCGCTGGACGCCATGTGCCAGGCCCTGCGCGGCCTGCCGCTGCGGGCCGACCGCGCCAGCGGCGGCGCCGAGGCCCTCGATGCCGTGCTGGCGGCCGACGCGGCGGGCGATCCCTACGCGCTGGTGCTGACGGACTGGCTGATGCCCGAGGTGGACGGCGTCGCGCTGGCGCGCCGCCTCGACGCCGCCACCTTGTCACGCCGGCCGGTGCTGGTACTGGTGACCGCGTTCGGTCGCGACGAGACGCTGCGCGAGGCCGAGGCCAGCGGCTTTGCCGGCTTCCTGTTCAAGCCCTTTACCCATGCCGCGTTGCTGCAGACGTTGGTGAGCTTGTTCACCCCGGCGCAGGCGGCCGGCCAGGCCGCGCCGGCCGCGTTGCCGGCCGGGACGGCACGCGTGCTGCTGGTGGAGGACAATCCCGTCAACCAGCAGGTCGCCGCGGAACTGATGCAGGTGCGCGGCATCGGCGTGGACACCGCCGGCAACGGCCGCGAGGCGCTGGACCGGCTGGCGCAGGCGGGTCCCGAGCACTACGACCTGGTGCTGGTGGACCTAGAGATGCCGATGCTGGACGGGCACGAGACCACGCTGGCGCTGCGGCGCGACAAGCGCTTCGACCGCACCCCCGTGATCGCGATGACGGCGCACGCGCTGGCCGACGTGCGCGAGCGCTGCCTGGCCGAGGGCATGCAGGATTACCTGACCAAGCCGATCGATCCGGACCGCTTGTACGCCACGCTGGCGCGCTGGCTGGGCCGGCCGCTGCTGCCGGCGCCGCCGGCGCAACCGCGCCCGCGCAGCGGTGCCGGCCTGCCTGAGCTGGCCGGCATCGACACGGCGCGCGGCCTGCGCCACGTGGCCGGCAACCAGGTACTGTACCTGCAATTGCTGGAGCGCTTCCGCCATTCGCAACGCGATGCCGCCGAGACGGTGCTGGCGGCGCTGGGCGCCGGGCGGCGCGACGAGGCGCGCCAGCGCGTGCACACCTTGCGCGGCGTGGCCGGCAACGTGGGTGCCAACGCGGTGGAAGCGGCCGCGCGCGAGGTCGAGGCGGCGCTGGCGGATGGCGCCAGCGTCCCGCCGGTACTGCTCAACGAATTGAAGGTGGCGCTCGACATGGCCGTGACCGCCCTGGACGCGCGCTTCGCGGCCGGGCGCTGGGACGACACCACGGCCGGCCCGGCCGAGGAGACGCCCGCCGCGGCGGTCCGTCCGGCCGAGGCGGTGGCGCACCTGGCCGGGCTGCTGGCCGGCTTCAACGCCGACAGCGTCGACTATTTCGACAGCGTCAAGCCGGCGCTGGCCGCCGTGCTGGCGCCGGCGCTGCTGGAGCAGCTGGCGCAGCAGATCGCCCGCTACGACTTCGAGCAGGCGCACCGTTTGCTGGCCACCGGCGTGCTGGCCGAGGACGCGGCGGACGGCAACGGCGTCGCGGCGCCCGGAGCGTTGCCGTGA
- a CDS encoding response regulator produces MTRRRSILVVDDTPDSIMVLCALLKDAYDTKVAVSGEVALRVLQAAAVDLVLLDVMMPGLDGYEVCRRIRATPATATLPVVFLTARDTPEDAALAQAAGGNGHLAKPVDPTRLHATLARLLAP; encoded by the coding sequence GTGACACGGCGCCGCAGCATCCTCGTGGTGGACGACACGCCCGACAGCATCATGGTGCTGTGCGCGCTGCTCAAGGACGCCTACGACACGAAAGTCGCCGTCAGCGGCGAGGTGGCGTTGCGCGTGCTGCAGGCGGCCGCCGTCGACCTGGTGCTGCTGGACGTGATGATGCCGGGACTGGACGGCTACGAGGTATGCCGGCGCATCCGCGCCACGCCTGCCACGGCGACGCTGCCGGTGGTGTTCCTGACTGCGCGCGACACGCCGGAGGATGCCGCGCTGGCGCAGGCCGCCGGCGGCAATGGCCATCTCGCCAAGCCGGTCGATCCGACCCGCTTGCACGCCACGCTGGCGCGCCTGCTGGCGCCATGA
- a CDS encoding efflux RND transporter permease subunit has product MNFPRFFVDKPIFAAVLSIMIFVAGLIAIMRLPISEYPEVVPPSVVVRAQYPGANPKVIAETVAAPLEEQINGVENMLYMDSKATSDGALALTVTFKIGTNAEQAETQVQNRVQRALPRLPEEVRQIGVTTAKSSPNLTMVAHLSSPKGRYDDVYLRNYAVLNVKDQLSRIPGMGEVILFGAGDYAMRVWIDPQKLAARSMTAGDVVGAIREQNVQVAAGVVGASPTKGSEFQLTVNTTGRLKTVEDFGNVIVRTNADGAVTLLRDVARVELGSNSYALRSLLNNKSAAAIGIFEAPGANALQLSQDVRDTLAALSKDFPEDVEFSIVYDPTQFVRESIRAVIHTLLEAVALVVVVVIVFLQTWRASIIPLLAVPVSIVGTFAVMLGFGFSINTLSLFGLVLAIGIVVDDAIVVVENVERNIAAGLTPHDATIQAMREVSGPIIAIALVLCAVFVPIAFVSGLTGQFYRQFALTIAISTVISALCSLTLAPALSAALLRSHDAPKDALTRAMDRVFGPFFGWFNRFFGRASHAYGRGVQRVMVRKGLGIGVYLVLTVAAVFVFRAVPSGFVPGQDKQYLVGFAQLPDAASLDRTDAVVRRMSDIAKGVPGVMDSIAFPGLSINGFTNAPNAGIVFVGLKPFHERRSAELSGGAIAAEVNKRLGAIQDAFIMVFPPPPVNGLGTIGGFKMMVEDRGNLGYDELYKATQALQMKAWQNPQLAGVFSSYQINVPQLFADVDRTRAKQLGVPLATVYQTLQINLGSLYVNDFNQFGRTYQVVVQADAPFRSQREQIAQLKVRNDRGEMIPLSSLMRISDTYGPDMVNRYNAYLAADISGGAAPGVSSGQAQEAMSQLARETLPKGISFEWTDLTYQEILAGNTMVYVFPLCVLLVFLVLAAQYESWTLPLAVILIVPMSILCALLGVKLTGGDNNVFTQIALFVLVGLASKNAILIVEFARELEDHGRNVVQAALEACRLRLRPILMTSIAFIMGVLPLVFSSGAGAEMRHAMGVAVFAGMLGVTFFGLFLTPLFYVLLRTLALRLSHSTPHKRHHADTGLGGAGDPGGTAVVTRLGRDEGR; this is encoded by the coding sequence ATGAACTTCCCGCGCTTCTTCGTCGACAAGCCGATCTTCGCGGCGGTGCTGTCGATCATGATCTTCGTGGCCGGCCTGATCGCCATCATGCGCCTGCCGATCTCCGAATATCCGGAAGTGGTGCCGCCCTCCGTGGTGGTGCGCGCGCAGTACCCGGGCGCCAACCCGAAGGTGATCGCCGAGACCGTGGCCGCGCCGCTGGAGGAGCAGATCAACGGCGTCGAGAACATGCTGTACATGGACTCCAAGGCGACCTCGGACGGCGCGCTGGCGCTGACCGTCACGTTCAAGATCGGCACCAACGCGGAGCAGGCCGAGACCCAGGTGCAGAACCGCGTGCAGCGCGCGCTGCCGCGCCTGCCCGAGGAAGTGCGCCAGATCGGCGTGACCACGGCGAAGAGCTCGCCCAACCTGACCATGGTGGCGCACCTGTCCTCGCCCAAGGGCCGCTACGACGACGTCTACCTGCGCAACTACGCGGTACTGAACGTGAAGGACCAGCTGTCGCGCATTCCCGGCATGGGCGAGGTGATCCTGTTCGGCGCCGGCGACTACGCGATGCGGGTGTGGATCGACCCGCAGAAGCTGGCCGCGCGCTCGATGACGGCCGGCGACGTGGTGGGCGCGATCCGCGAGCAGAACGTGCAGGTGGCCGCCGGCGTGGTCGGCGCCTCGCCCACCAAGGGCTCGGAATTCCAGCTGACGGTCAACACGACCGGCCGGCTGAAGACCGTCGAGGACTTCGGCAACGTCATCGTGCGCACCAACGCGGACGGCGCCGTGACCTTGCTGCGCGACGTGGCGCGGGTGGAACTGGGCTCGAACTCGTACGCGCTGCGCTCGCTGCTGAACAACAAGTCGGCCGCCGCCATCGGCATCTTCGAGGCGCCCGGCGCCAACGCGCTGCAGCTGTCGCAGGACGTGCGCGACACGCTGGCCGCGCTGTCCAAGGATTTCCCGGAGGACGTCGAGTTCTCCATCGTCTACGACCCGACGCAATTCGTGCGCGAGTCGATCCGCGCCGTCATCCACACCCTGCTGGAAGCCGTGGCATTGGTCGTGGTCGTCGTCATCGTCTTCCTGCAGACGTGGCGCGCGTCGATCATCCCGCTGCTGGCGGTACCCGTTTCCATCGTCGGCACGTTCGCCGTCATGCTGGGGTTCGGCTTTTCCATCAACACGCTGTCGCTGTTCGGGCTCGTGCTGGCGATCGGTATCGTGGTGGACGACGCCATCGTCGTGGTGGAGAACGTGGAGCGCAACATCGCCGCGGGCTTGACGCCGCACGACGCCACGATCCAGGCGATGAGGGAAGTGTCCGGCCCGATCATCGCCATCGCCCTGGTGCTGTGCGCCGTGTTCGTGCCGATCGCCTTCGTATCCGGCCTGACCGGGCAGTTCTACCGCCAGTTCGCCCTGACCATCGCCATCTCCACCGTCATTTCCGCCCTGTGCTCGCTGACCCTGGCGCCGGCCCTGTCGGCCGCCCTGCTGCGCAGCCACGATGCGCCCAAGGATGCGCTGACGCGCGCCATGGACCGCGTGTTCGGCCCCTTCTTCGGCTGGTTCAACCGCTTCTTCGGCCGCGCCTCGCACGCCTACGGGCGCGGCGTGCAGCGCGTGATGGTGCGCAAGGGCCTCGGCATCGGCGTCTACCTGGTGCTGACCGTGGCCGCCGTGTTCGTGTTCCGCGCCGTACCGTCCGGCTTCGTGCCGGGACAGGACAAGCAGTACCTGGTCGGCTTCGCCCAGCTGCCCGATGCCGCCTCGCTGGACCGCACCGATGCCGTGGTGCGGCGCATGTCCGACATCGCCAAGGGCGTGCCCGGCGTGATGGACTCGATCGCCTTCCCCGGCCTGTCGATCAACGGCTTCACCAATGCGCCCAACGCCGGTATCGTGTTCGTCGGCTTGAAGCCATTCCACGAACGGCGCTCGGCCGAGCTGTCCGGCGGCGCCATCGCGGCGGAAGTGAACAAGCGACTGGGCGCCATCCAGGATGCGTTCATCATGGTGTTCCCGCCGCCCCCCGTCAACGGCCTGGGCACCATCGGCGGCTTCAAGATGATGGTGGAGGACCGCGGCAACCTGGGCTACGACGAACTGTACAAGGCCACCCAGGCGCTGCAGATGAAGGCCTGGCAGAACCCGCAGCTGGCCGGCGTGTTCTCCAGCTACCAGATCAACGTGCCGCAGCTGTTCGCCGACGTCGACCGCACCCGCGCCAAGCAGCTGGGCGTGCCGCTGGCCACCGTCTACCAGACCTTGCAGATCAACCTGGGTTCGCTGTACGTCAACGACTTCAACCAGTTTGGCCGGACCTACCAGGTCGTGGTGCAGGCGGACGCGCCGTTCCGCTCCCAGCGCGAGCAGATCGCCCAGCTGAAGGTGCGCAACGACAGAGGCGAAATGATCCCGCTGTCGTCGCTGATGCGCATCTCCGACACCTACGGGCCGGACATGGTCAACCGCTACAACGCCTACCTGGCGGCGGACATCAGCGGCGGCGCGGCGCCGGGGGTATCGTCCGGCCAGGCGCAGGAGGCGATGTCGCAGCTGGCACGCGAGACGCTGCCCAAGGGGATCTCGTTCGAGTGGACCGACCTGACGTATCAGGAAATCCTGGCCGGGAACACGATGGTCTACGTGTTCCCGCTGTGCGTGCTGCTGGTGTTCCTGGTGCTGGCCGCGCAGTACGAGAGCTGGACCTTGCCGCTGGCCGTGATCCTGATCGTGCCGATGTCGATCCTGTGCGCCCTGCTGGGCGTGAAGCTGACGGGTGGCGACAACAACGTGTTCACCCAGATCGCGCTGTTCGTGCTGGTCGGCCTGGCCTCGAAGAACGCGATCCTGATCGTGGAATTCGCGCGCGAGCTGGAGGACCACGGCCGCAACGTCGTGCAGGCCGCGCTGGAAGCCTGCCGGCTGCGGCTGCGCCCGATCCTGATGACGTCCATCGCGTTCATCATGGGCGTGCTGCCGCTGGTATTCTCCAGCGGCGCGGGCGCGGAGATGCGCCACGCGATGGGCGTGGCCGTGTTTGCCGGCATGCTGGGCGTGACGTTCTTCGGGCTGTTCCTGACGCCGCTGTTCTACGTGCTGCTGCGCACCCTGGCGCTGCGGCTGTCGCACAGCACGCCGCACAAGCGGCACCATGCCGATACCGGCTTGGGCGGAGCTGGCGATCCTGGCGGGACGGCGGTCGTTACGCGGCTTGGACGGGATGAAGGGCGCTGA
- a CDS encoding efflux RND transporter periplasmic adaptor subunit, whose protein sequence is MTAPSHRPPAAFVSILPRLALGVGLLLPLAACDKAASQEGAGAPPPAAPVSAAVVVQRDIVETQEFSGRLEAVERVEIRPRVSGYITAVHFTPGALVRKGEPLFTIDPRPYQAELEKAQADANSASARAALAKVELERAERLLADRAIARREFDERSSAVKDLDAAARASRAAVESARLNVNYTKISAPIDGRVSKAEITLGNLVDGNAVLTSVVSTDRIYASFDGDEDSYLRVRNQVRAGKDVAVRIGLANESGFPHEGKLEFVDNRLDPATGSVRMRAVLPNRDQLLVPGLFARVQLAGGGTRQTATPTLLIHDRAVGTDQDRKYVFVLGRDNKAEYRPVALGPTVDGLRVVRSGLKPGEKIVVSGLQRVRPGAPLAPQVVAMDADPAAQPALGQQKG, encoded by the coding sequence ATGACCGCTCCCTCGCACCGCCCGCCGGCGGCGTTTGTGTCCATCCTGCCGCGCCTGGCGCTTGGCGTCGGCTTGCTGCTGCCGCTGGCCGCCTGCGACAAGGCCGCCAGCCAGGAAGGTGCGGGCGCGCCGCCGCCGGCCGCTCCCGTCTCCGCCGCCGTGGTCGTCCAGCGCGACATCGTCGAGACCCAGGAATTCTCCGGCCGGCTGGAGGCGGTCGAACGGGTCGAGATCCGGCCGCGCGTGTCCGGCTACATCACGGCCGTGCACTTCACGCCGGGCGCGCTGGTGCGCAAGGGCGAGCCGCTGTTTACGATCGACCCGCGGCCGTACCAGGCCGAACTCGAGAAGGCGCAGGCGGACGCCAATTCCGCCAGCGCCCGCGCGGCATTGGCCAAGGTCGAACTGGAACGCGCCGAGCGGCTGCTGGCCGACCGCGCCATCGCCAGGCGCGAATTCGACGAGCGCTCCTCCGCCGTGAAGGACCTGGACGCAGCGGCGCGGGCATCGCGCGCCGCCGTCGAATCGGCCCGCCTGAACGTCAACTACACGAAGATCAGCGCGCCCATCGACGGCCGCGTCAGCAAGGCCGAGATCACGCTGGGTAACCTGGTGGACGGCAACGCGGTGCTGACCTCCGTGGTGTCGACGGACCGCATCTACGCCAGCTTCGACGGCGACGAGGACAGCTACCTGCGCGTGCGCAACCAGGTCCGCGCCGGCAAGGACGTGGCGGTGCGCATCGGCCTGGCCAACGAGAGCGGCTTCCCGCACGAGGGCAAGCTGGAGTTCGTCGACAACCGGCTCGACCCGGCCACCGGCAGCGTGCGCATGCGCGCCGTGCTGCCCAACCGCGACCAGTTGCTGGTGCCGGGCCTGTTCGCCCGCGTGCAGCTGGCCGGCGGCGGCACGCGCCAGACGGCCACGCCGACGCTGCTGATCCACGACCGCGCCGTCGGCACCGACCAGGACCGCAAGTACGTCTTCGTGCTGGGCCGGGACAACAAGGCCGAGTACCGCCCGGTGGCGCTGGGGCCGACCGTGGACGGCCTGCGCGTGGTGCGCAGTGGCCTGAAACCGGGCGAGAAGATCGTCGTCAGCGGCCTGCAGCGGGTGCGCCCCGGCGCGCCGCTGGCGCCGCAGGTGGTGGCGATGGATGCCGACCCCGCCGCGCAGCCCGCGCTGGGCCAGCAGAAAGGCTGA
- a CDS encoding ABC transporter ATP-binding protein, whose protein sequence is MLELRRLNKSYASGHPVLSELSYTFHAGEFVAIMGDSGVGKSTLLNLIAGLDHPDPGEAAPILVDGVPMAALDDDAATKLRRERMGFIFQAFHVLPHLTLLQNVALPLLLNGLSQERAAEMLAAVGLGGRDHDYPHQLSGGEMQRVAIARALVHRPALVLADEPTGNLDPDTAHSVLQLLRTEIRASGACTIMVTHSEAAAAMADRTLILTRAGLCEAPQLKRSRP, encoded by the coding sequence ATGCTGGAACTGCGCCGCCTGAACAAATCCTATGCCAGCGGCCACCCGGTGCTGAGCGAGCTGTCGTATACCTTCCACGCCGGCGAGTTCGTCGCCATCATGGGCGACTCCGGCGTCGGCAAGTCCACGCTGTTGAACCTGATCGCGGGGCTCGACCACCCCGATCCGGGCGAGGCGGCGCCGATCCTGGTGGATGGCGTGCCGATGGCCGCGCTGGACGACGACGCGGCAACGAAGTTGCGCCGGGAACGGATGGGTTTCATCTTCCAGGCCTTCCACGTACTGCCGCACCTGACATTGCTGCAGAACGTGGCCCTGCCGCTGCTGCTGAACGGCCTGTCGCAGGAGCGCGCCGCCGAGATGCTGGCGGCCGTGGGGCTGGGCGGGCGCGATCACGACTACCCGCACCAGCTCTCGGGCGGCGAAATGCAGCGCGTGGCGATCGCGCGCGCGCTGGTGCACCGCCCCGCCCTGGTGCTGGCCGACGAGCCGACCGGCAATCTCGATCCGGATACCGCCCACTCGGTATTACAGCTGTTGCGCACGGAAATCCGCGCCAGCGGCGCCTGCACCATCATGGTGACGCATTCCGAAGCCGCCGCCGCGATGGCCGACCGCACACTCATCCTTACGCGCGCCGGATTATGCGAAGCGCCACAGTTGAAACGTTCCCGGCCATAA
- the phnE gene encoding phosphonate ABC transporter, permease protein PhnE, whose protein sequence is MTMPSPPPRRWSGPLFVLALAVLVGASFASLPLHWSALFSLDAVASVAEFLAGFAPPELGRGFLTKTALATGETLSMSALGTLLAVMAGLLLAIPAAGRFGRVARGAVRALLNVLRSIPELVWASVLLIAAGLGPFPGTLALAAHTAGVLGRLFADALENAPALPEQSLRTNGASPLAAFFYATLPQTLPQMLSYALYRWENNIRAAAVLGVVGAGGLGQMLKYHLSLFQMPKAATVILAMLLLVAVVDAASFGLRRLLTR, encoded by the coding sequence ATGACGATGCCATCGCCGCCGCCGCGCCGCTGGTCCGGCCCCCTGTTCGTGCTGGCCTTGGCCGTCCTGGTGGGCGCCAGCTTCGCCAGCCTGCCATTGCATTGGTCCGCGCTGTTCTCGCTGGACGCCGTCGCCAGTGTGGCCGAGTTCCTGGCCGGCTTCGCGCCGCCGGAACTGGGCCGCGGTTTCCTGACGAAGACCGCGCTGGCCACCGGCGAGACCTTGTCGATGTCCGCCCTGGGCACGCTGCTGGCCGTCATGGCCGGCCTGCTGCTGGCCATCCCCGCCGCTGGCCGCTTCGGCCGCGTGGCGCGTGGCGCCGTGCGCGCGCTGCTCAACGTACTGCGCTCGATCCCCGAGCTGGTATGGGCCTCGGTGCTGCTGATCGCCGCTGGACTGGGACCGTTCCCCGGCACGCTGGCGCTGGCCGCGCACACGGCCGGGGTACTGGGGCGCCTGTTCGCGGACGCACTGGAAAACGCGCCAGCGCTGCCGGAACAGAGCCTGCGCACCAACGGCGCCAGCCCGCTGGCGGCTTTCTTCTATGCCACCTTGCCGCAGACCTTGCCGCAGATGCTGTCGTACGCACTGTACCGCTGGGAGAACAATATCCGCGCCGCCGCCGTGCTGGGCGTGGTGGGCGCCGGCGGGCTGGGGCAGATGCTGAAATATCATCTGTCCTTGTTCCAGATGCCGAAGGCGGCCACCGTGATCCTGGCGATGCTGCTGCTGGTGGCGGTGGTGGATGCCGCCAGCTTCGGCTTGCGCCGCCTGCTGACCCGCTGA
- a CDS encoding PhnE/PtxC family ABC transporter permease, which produces MHNIPAVSPAERHPDPAWRGRVTWTLLLLVVLWPMAVVSEFHPALLFDGASLAATGQFLAAFAPPAHSPDFLAMLLRETWQTVAIATAGLTLALLGAIPATLVVTERLSISRLGTGRMAPLPAAVRQLVRWLLVLLRSVPELVWALLFVRIIGLGPTAGVLAIALTYCGMLGKVYAEILESSEHHASDTLLANGGSRLAALLYGALPESAAELVSYTVYRWECAIRGSVVMGFVGAGGLGQRMDESMKMLAGGEVASMLLVFVLLVAAADLVSKQLRRRLG; this is translated from the coding sequence ATGCATAATATCCCCGCCGTTTCGCCTGCCGAGCGCCATCCCGACCCCGCCTGGCGCGGCCGCGTCACGTGGACGCTGTTGCTGCTGGTCGTGCTGTGGCCGATGGCCGTGGTCAGCGAGTTCCACCCGGCGCTGCTGTTCGACGGCGCCAGCCTGGCCGCCACCGGCCAGTTCCTGGCCGCGTTCGCGCCGCCGGCGCACTCACCCGACTTCCTGGCCATGCTGCTGCGCGAGACCTGGCAGACAGTGGCCATCGCCACCGCCGGGCTGACCCTGGCGCTGCTGGGCGCCATCCCGGCCACGCTGGTGGTCACCGAGCGCCTGTCCATCTCGCGCCTGGGCACGGGCCGCATGGCGCCGCTGCCGGCCGCCGTGCGCCAGCTGGTGCGCTGGCTGCTGGTGCTGCTGCGCAGCGTGCCGGAACTGGTGTGGGCGCTGCTGTTCGTGCGCATTATTGGCCTGGGTCCGACCGCCGGCGTGCTGGCCATCGCGCTGACCTATTGCGGCATGCTGGGCAAGGTCTACGCGGAGATCCTGGAATCGTCCGAGCACCACGCCAGCGACACGCTGCTGGCCAATGGCGGCTCGCGCCTGGCCGCGCTGCTGTATGGCGCGCTGCCGGAATCGGCCGCGGAACTGGTGTCGTACACCGTTTACCGCTGGGAATGCGCGATCCGGGGCTCGGTGGTCATGGGCTTCGTCGGTGCCGGCGGCCTGGGCCAGCGCATGGACGAGTCGATGAAGATGCTGGCCGGGGGCGAGGTGGCGTCGATGCTGCTGGTGTTCGTGCTGCTGGTGGCCGCGGCCGACCTGGTCTCGAAGCAGTTGCGCCGGAGGCTGGGATGA